The following coding sequences lie in one Zingiber officinale cultivar Zhangliang chromosome 2B, Zo_v1.1, whole genome shotgun sequence genomic window:
- the LOC122047370 gene encoding glycine-rich RNA-binding protein RZ1A-like has translation MSEVEEYRCFVGSLSWSTTDGSLKEAFQKFGHLTEAKIVLDKFSGRSRGFGFVTFDAEDAMEEAIEAMHGMNLDGRSITVERAQPQGPGGRDRDSGRDFDRGRDRGRGRDFSGGGGRGSNGSDCFKCGKPGHFARECPSGDGGRGDRYSGRDDYGGSRGGGNRYGPDRNGDRFSSRNRDGVSRGGGGGDRYNRDRSGPYERPNGGGGYRS, from the exons ATGTCAGAAGTAGAGGAGTATCGCTGCTTTGTTGGTAGCCTTTCATGGTCAACAACTGATGGAAGTTTGAAGGAAGCATTTCAGAAGTTTGGCCATCTTACTGAGGCCAAG ATTGTTCTTGATAAGTTTTCTGGTCGATCTCGTGGGTTTGGCTTTGTCACGTTTGATGCTGAGGATGCTATGGAAGAGGCTATTGAAGCAATGCATGGAATGAACCTTGATGGCCGATCTATTACTGTTGAAAGAGCCCAACCTCAGGGTCCTGGTGGAAGGGATCGTGATTCAGGGCGTGACTTTGATCGTGGTCGTGATCGAGGCCGTGGTAGGGATTTTAGTGGTGGTGGTGGACGGGGTTCAAATGGTAGTGACTGTTTTAAGTGTGGGAAGCCTGGTCATTTTGCAAGGGAATGCCCATCAGGTGATGGTGGAAGAGGGGATAGGTACAGTGGCAGAGATGATTATGGGGGTAGTCGTGGTGGCGGCAACCGATATGGACCTGATCGTAATGGGGATCGCTTCAGTTCTCGGAACAGAGATGGGGTAAGCCGTGGTGGAGGCGGAGGTGATCGTTATAATCGTGATAGATCTGGTCCATATGAACGCCCTAATGGTGGTGGGGGCTACAGATCTTGA